The window aagcACACACATGAAAGGTGAAAAAGacacaaagaacaaaataaatgaaccTCACACCTAAATGTATGTAAGGAATTTGTGGAAGAAAGCATTACAAAGTAAGTTGGATTTCCTGGAATGACAATTTCTGTCCTACAAGCATTATTAGACAGAGAAATAGATTCATTGGCAATTCTGACCTGGACCAATTGTTCTATTTACTTTCTATAAATGTTCATGTGTGTTGGCTTAAGTATGTACCATCCTATGGGAAGTCTGGGTACACTCTTTGGAATGGTGATATAAACAGTGATATAGTCTAAACACAACCATGCTTGAGCTTTCCATTGCTTGGGTTTATTTTAACTCATTGATAGTATTTTCCATCCTAGATCTGATCATTTTTCTCCAGCTAGAACCTCTGCCTTTACCCAATAAGACATACAGAATGGGATTAAGACAACTATTAATGGCAACCAAGCAAAGGCACAAAGAACTTATTATTAAATCCATAAGCACTtgatttaaagtttctttttttgctacAAATGGGCACACATTGTATGGAAACCAGCATCCAAAGAAGCAAGCCACAACGGCTATGATAATCCGGAAAGTTCTCTGAAATCTTTTGGGCTTCGTAATTGGGTTAGAACGGAGTCTGAAGATAATTAGTCCATAACAAATAAGGATTACAGCAAAGGAAAGCCCAAACATGATAAAATTTCGAGTGAGcattaaatattttccaattaaaaaatcCTTAGACTGACAGAACTCATAAAGGTGGCTATACAGAGGGACAAATATATAGAAAGGATGTATGTCTAGTTCTAATTTAAATGTGCATATTATTGCAATACTTAAAGGTACAATCCATAGAAACACAGAACAAATTTTGGCTAGTTTCTGTGTACGATGAACTTTGGCCCACAGTGGCCACATGATGCTCACACAACGGTCAATGCTAATGACTGTTAGGAACAGAACACTGATTATGGAGTTGatgtacaacagaaaaaaattaaatag of the Pyxicephalus adspersus chromosome 11, UCB_Pads_2.0, whole genome shotgun sequence genome contains:
- the LOC140340961 gene encoding C3a anaphylatoxin chemotactic receptor-like isoform X2, with protein sequence MDTSDEMDFYNNDSSHYNYWSNCKGHNFSVYDVDIEMFYLPSFKLAFTISKVLIIACFCITFIAGILGNSLVIWIAGFRMKTVSAVWFMNLAIVDFMFCISLPLRITVWLMSHYHRELLLLFNFFLLYINSIISVLFLTVISIDRCVSIMWPLWAKVHRTQKLAKICSVFLWIVPLSIAIICTFKLELDIHPFYIFVPLYSHLYEFCQSKDFLIGKYLMLTRNFIMFGLSFAVILICYGLIIFRLRSNPITKPKRFQRTFRIIIAVVACFFGCWFPYNVCPFVAKKETLNQVLMDLIISSLCLCLVAINSCLNPILYVLLGKGRGSSWRKMIRSRMENTINELK
- the LOC140340961 gene encoding C3a anaphylatoxin chemotactic receptor-like isoform X1; translation: MKNSEVHQCLGIHKAKRNTVNVSLMSFLLSTNLFAFCSCRTSTVMDTSDEMDFYNNDSSHYNYWSNCKGHNFSVYDVDIEMFYLPSFKLAFTISKVLIIACFCITFIAGILGNSLVIWIAGFRMKTVSAVWFMNLAIVDFMFCISLPLRITVWLMSHYHRELLLLFNFFLLYINSIISVLFLTVISIDRCVSIMWPLWAKVHRTQKLAKICSVFLWIVPLSIAIICTFKLELDIHPFYIFVPLYSHLYEFCQSKDFLIGKYLMLTRNFIMFGLSFAVILICYGLIIFRLRSNPITKPKRFQRTFRIIIAVVACFFGCWFPYNVCPFVAKKETLNQVLMDLIISSLCLCLVAINSCLNPILYVLLGKGRGSSWRKMIRSRMENTINELK